Proteins encoded within one genomic window of Amycolatopsis sp. 2-15:
- a CDS encoding nuclear transport factor 2 family protein — MTARAEIENVLGKASWGYDENDVDLIADQFTETATMTMQIGREGDTIGPFEGREAIRKLHADSLVAQTDQRRHNLSNLVLTKETPDSAATTANLTLLSIENGAARVLSSGWYRDELVKQGDRWLIATRHIYLDLPY; from the coding sequence ATGACCGCACGCGCCGAGATCGAAAACGTCCTGGGCAAGGCTTCGTGGGGCTACGACGAGAACGACGTCGACCTGATCGCCGACCAGTTCACCGAAACGGCCACGATGACCATGCAGATCGGCCGCGAAGGCGACACGATCGGGCCGTTCGAGGGCCGCGAGGCGATCCGCAAGCTGCACGCCGACTCGCTGGTCGCCCAAACCGACCAGCGCCGGCACAACCTCTCGAACCTGGTGCTCACCAAGGAAACCCCGGACAGTGCGGCGACGACCGCGAACCTCACCCTGCTCTCGATCGAGAACGGCGCGGCGCGGGTGCTCTCCAGCGGCTGGTACCGCGACGAGCTGGTGAAGCAGGGGGACCGCTGGCTGATCGCGACCCGGCACATCTACCTCGACCTGCCCTACTGA
- a CDS encoding phytoene desaturase family protein, translated as MSYDVIVLGAGVSGLVTASLLAERGQRVLLLEKHAYLGGRAREYRYQGHQLGLGSHLVEDPGDSLTRVCALTGLDLVHSERSDSMPFWTNGRGWAPIQEQYAGSAKQGLKRCIQALNETSYEELENWNHASLREWMAQYTSDEGVYTVWEAISVLEQITLRPWEHSASENLYTRKLHYSTRRTAGYSFWPMDGWDALWHNMVSAFEAHGGELRLSAPVRRVDVRDGAVRGVTLRDGEEIEAPQVVVSAPVWDLLRLFDDDVLPWDLAARIRMLAANRNRACWIGYWIAAKEPVIAMTEREMASFLSTPRCGLPGFTLNFTGYDGGVSPAGEYLTCVGASFDATTHYGDRAWLDRKFAELWEDIEEMLPAARGALWTKPHVVTSYGVITKPGLVGPVRPDAMVRGVEGLWLTGDTTRARGIGIDKAARSGITAAEAVLGQRLEAFAGTLRY; from the coding sequence TTGTCCTACGACGTGATCGTGCTCGGTGCCGGCGTGTCCGGCCTGGTCACGGCGTCACTGCTGGCCGAACGGGGCCAACGCGTGCTGCTGCTGGAAAAGCACGCGTACCTCGGCGGGCGGGCGCGCGAGTACCGGTACCAGGGGCACCAGCTCGGCCTCGGCAGCCACCTCGTCGAGGATCCCGGCGACTCGCTGACACGGGTGTGCGCGCTGACGGGGCTCGACCTCGTGCACTCCGAGCGCAGCGACTCGATGCCGTTCTGGACCAACGGCCGGGGCTGGGCGCCGATCCAGGAGCAGTACGCGGGCAGCGCGAAGCAGGGCCTCAAGCGGTGCATCCAGGCGCTGAACGAGACGTCGTACGAGGAGCTGGAGAACTGGAACCACGCTTCGCTGCGGGAGTGGATGGCGCAGTACACCTCCGATGAAGGTGTGTACACGGTGTGGGAAGCCATCTCCGTGCTGGAGCAGATCACCTTGCGGCCGTGGGAACACTCGGCCTCGGAAAACCTCTACACGCGCAAGCTGCACTACTCGACGCGGCGTACCGCCGGCTACTCGTTCTGGCCGATGGACGGCTGGGATGCGTTGTGGCACAACATGGTGTCGGCGTTCGAGGCCCACGGTGGTGAGCTCCGGCTGTCCGCACCGGTCCGCCGGGTCGACGTGCGCGACGGCGCCGTGCGCGGGGTGACGCTGCGCGACGGCGAGGAGATCGAGGCGCCTCAGGTGGTCGTGTCCGCGCCGGTGTGGGACCTGCTGCGGCTGTTCGACGACGACGTGCTGCCGTGGGACCTCGCGGCGCGCATCCGGATGCTGGCCGCGAACCGCAACCGCGCCTGCTGGATCGGCTACTGGATCGCCGCGAAGGAGCCGGTGATCGCGATGACCGAGCGCGAGATGGCGTCGTTCCTGTCCACGCCCCGGTGCGGTCTGCCCGGCTTCACCCTCAACTTCACCGGGTACGACGGCGGGGTCTCGCCCGCCGGGGAGTACCTGACGTGCGTCGGCGCCTCGTTCGACGCGACGACCCACTACGGCGACCGGGCCTGGCTCGACCGGAAGTTCGCCGAGCTGTGGGAGGACATCGAGGAGATGCTGCCCGCGGCGCGCGGGGCACTGTGGACGAAGCCGCACGTCGTCACCAGCTACGGCGTGATCACCAAACCGGGACTGGTCGGCCCGGTCCGGCCCGACGCGATGGTCCGCGGCGTCGAGGGCCTGTGGCTGACCGGTGACACGACACGCGCCCGCGGTATCGGGATCGACAAGGCCGCGCGCTCGGGTATCACCGCGGCCGAGGCCGTGCTCGGGCAGCGGCTCGAGGCGTTCGCCGGAACGCTGCGCTACTGA
- a CDS encoding class I adenylate-forming enzyme family protein, translated as MVNIGRIPEKWAALTPSRDAIVDAPSGRRMDWRTLDERVRRLANGLAGEGGLGLSKGDRVAILAKNSIEYQELYYAAGRAGLVTQPLNWRLGAGELTRIVADAAPKAVIASDEWLDTAKQLQAAVDVPNWLQFGESGDGSYEDLLARSSTDEPVQSSSVGDADPFFILYTGGTTGESKGALHSHTSVSFGMLNQTVAERIVATDVYMLTGQMYHIPVVLSMNYHRHGCPLVLMNFEARTALELIQEERVSAFLGITTMLNWMMAVPGFSSYDISALRNIQYGGGPMPSSVVKAALDQFPCTLIQGYGQTEGTTMCFLSQEDHLDAVRGTHPERLMSCGREGFVTQVRVVDPDGREVPKDGRTAGEIIVRSEANMLGYLNRPDLTENTIRDGWVWTGDIATWDAESYVFIVDRAKDMIISGGENIYSIQVEEAVNKHPSVLECAVIGVPDDEWGEAVKAFVVLKPETTATEADIIATAKQHLASYQKPRSVEFVDALPKAPTGKILKRDLRRAYWADRGRSV; from the coding sequence ATGGTCAACATCGGACGGATCCCGGAGAAGTGGGCGGCGCTCACGCCCAGCCGGGACGCGATCGTCGACGCCCCGAGCGGCCGGCGGATGGACTGGAGAACGCTCGACGAACGCGTCCGCAGGCTCGCCAACGGGCTGGCGGGCGAAGGCGGGCTGGGTCTGTCCAAAGGGGACAGGGTCGCGATCCTGGCGAAGAACTCCATCGAGTACCAGGAGCTGTACTACGCCGCCGGCCGCGCCGGGCTCGTCACCCAGCCGTTGAACTGGCGGCTCGGCGCGGGCGAGCTGACCCGGATCGTCGCCGACGCGGCACCCAAAGCGGTGATCGCCTCCGACGAGTGGCTCGACACCGCGAAGCAGCTGCAGGCCGCGGTCGACGTGCCGAACTGGCTGCAGTTCGGGGAATCCGGCGATGGCAGCTACGAAGACCTGCTGGCGCGCAGCAGCACCGACGAGCCGGTGCAGTCGTCGTCGGTCGGTGACGCCGACCCGTTTTTCATCCTCTACACCGGTGGCACCACCGGCGAGTCGAAGGGCGCGCTGCACAGCCACACGAGCGTGTCTTTCGGGATGCTCAACCAGACCGTCGCCGAACGCATCGTCGCGACCGACGTCTACATGCTGACCGGGCAGATGTACCACATCCCGGTGGTGCTCTCGATGAACTACCACCGCCACGGCTGCCCGCTGGTGCTGATGAACTTCGAGGCGCGCACGGCGCTGGAGCTCATCCAGGAGGAGCGCGTCTCGGCGTTCCTCGGCATCACCACGATGCTCAACTGGATGATGGCCGTGCCGGGCTTCTCCTCCTACGACATCTCGGCGCTGCGCAACATCCAGTACGGCGGCGGGCCGATGCCCTCGTCGGTGGTGAAGGCCGCGCTGGACCAGTTCCCCTGCACGCTGATCCAGGGGTACGGGCAGACCGAGGGCACCACGATGTGCTTCCTGTCGCAGGAAGACCACCTCGACGCCGTGCGTGGCACCCACCCGGAACGGCTGATGTCCTGCGGGCGCGAGGGTTTCGTCACGCAGGTCCGCGTCGTCGACCCGGACGGGCGCGAGGTGCCCAAGGACGGCCGGACCGCGGGCGAGATCATCGTGCGGTCCGAGGCCAACATGCTGGGCTACCTCAACCGGCCCGACCTCACCGAGAACACGATCCGCGACGGCTGGGTGTGGACCGGTGACATCGCCACCTGGGACGCCGAGTCCTACGTGTTCATCGTCGACCGCGCGAAGGACATGATCATCTCCGGCGGCGAGAACATCTACTCGATCCAGGTCGAGGAGGCGGTGAACAAGCATCCGTCGGTGCTGGAGTGCGCGGTGATCGGCGTGCCCGACGATGAGTGGGGCGAAGCGGTGAAGGCGTTCGTGGTGCTCAAACCCGAGACGACGGCCACCGAGGCCGACATCATCGCCACGGCGAAACAGCACCTCGCCTCCTACCAGAAGCCCCGGTCCGTCGAGTTCGTCGACGCCCTGCCCAAGGCGCCCACCGGGAAGATCCTCAAGCGCGACCTGCGCCGCGCGTACTGGGCGGACCGCGGCCGGTCGGTGTGA
- a CDS encoding cytochrome P450 — protein sequence MSVAATAGPDILSEEFAADPYRAYRVMREQHPLIWHEATQSYVISRYADVERAFKDPVFTSHNYDWQLEPVHGRTILQMDGREHSTHRNLVAPAFRGRDLMAKFLPVIEQNSRDLVDAFRRDGRVDLVDQYATRFPINVIVDMLGLPKSDHEHFHRWYSSIMAFLSNLSGDEQVMADGIRTKEEFEAYLLPIIRERRESPGEDLLSTLCSAEIDGVRMTDEEIKAFCSLLLTAGGETTDKAIASLMRNLVANPDQLEAVRADHSLIAAAFAETLRFSPPVHMIMRQPAEDVELSGGVVEAGKTVTCLIGAANRDPAKYADPDSFNLLRTDLDLGRAYTAGANHTAFCLGRHFCVGAMLAKTELDTGIAHLLDAMRDIRFDGAAPPEHGVFTRAPSSLLLTFTPA from the coding sequence ATGTCCGTAGCCGCCACCGCTGGACCCGACATCCTGTCCGAGGAGTTCGCCGCGGATCCCTACCGCGCGTACCGGGTGATGCGCGAGCAGCACCCGCTCATCTGGCACGAAGCCACGCAGAGCTACGTGATCAGCCGGTACGCGGACGTCGAGCGCGCCTTCAAGGACCCGGTGTTCACCAGTCACAACTACGACTGGCAGCTCGAGCCCGTGCACGGCCGCACCATCCTGCAGATGGACGGACGCGAGCACTCCACGCACCGGAACCTGGTCGCGCCGGCCTTCCGCGGCCGGGACCTGATGGCGAAGTTCCTGCCCGTCATCGAGCAGAACTCGCGCGATCTCGTCGACGCGTTCCGCCGCGACGGGCGCGTCGACCTCGTCGACCAGTACGCGACGCGGTTCCCGATCAACGTGATCGTGGACATGCTCGGCCTGCCCAAGTCCGACCACGAGCACTTCCACCGCTGGTACAGCTCGATCATGGCGTTCCTGTCGAACCTCTCAGGCGACGAGCAGGTGATGGCCGACGGGATCCGCACCAAGGAGGAGTTCGAGGCCTACCTGCTGCCGATCATCCGCGAGCGGCGCGAAAGCCCGGGCGAGGACCTGCTTTCCACGCTGTGCTCGGCCGAGATCGACGGCGTGCGGATGACCGACGAGGAGATCAAGGCCTTCTGCAGCCTGCTGCTGACCGCGGGCGGGGAGACGACCGACAAGGCGATCGCCAGCCTGATGCGCAACCTCGTCGCGAACCCGGACCAGCTCGAAGCGGTCCGCGCCGACCACTCGCTGATCGCGGCCGCGTTCGCGGAGACCCTGCGGTTTTCTCCGCCGGTGCACATGATCATGCGCCAGCCGGCCGAAGACGTGGAGCTCTCGGGCGGGGTAGTCGAAGCCGGCAAGACCGTGACGTGCCTGATCGGCGCGGCGAACCGCGACCCGGCCAAGTACGCCGATCCCGACTCGTTCAACCTCCTGCGCACCGACCTCGACCTCGGCCGGGCCTACACCGCCGGCGCCAACCACACGGCGTTCTGCCTGGGCCGGCATTTCTGCGTCGGCGCGATGCTGGCCAAGACCGAGCTCGACACCGGAATCGCGCACCTGCTCGACGCCATGCGCGACATCCGCTTCGACGGCGCGGCGCCGCCGGAGCACGGCGTGTTCACCCGCGCTCCCAGTTCGCTGCTGCTGACCTTCACGCCCGCCTGA
- a CDS encoding SDR family NAD(P)-dependent oxidoreductase, with amino-acid sequence MSRNATPLTGRIALVTGGSRGVGRAIATRLAADGAAVAVNYRRDAGAAEEVVAGIAAEGGTAVAYRASVDDEAAVGAMVQRIRADLGPVDLLVSNAGTASRGTPIADTEEQEYLRLLRVHTLGPLALIRALLPGLRAAARGDVIVMSSAIVETTPAGGAAYTMAKAAMETAARTLAHEERPHGVRVNIVAPGLVATDMGERLVAASGAPAIADLDARYPFGRVARPEDVAGVVAFLASADADYLTAQRILVDGGGPDVPIVAVPGR; translated from the coding sequence ATGTCCCGCAACGCCACGCCGCTGACGGGCCGTATCGCGCTGGTGACCGGCGGCTCGCGTGGCGTGGGCCGCGCGATCGCGACGCGGCTCGCGGCCGACGGCGCCGCCGTCGCGGTCAACTACCGGCGTGACGCGGGCGCGGCCGAGGAGGTCGTGGCGGGGATCGCGGCCGAGGGCGGGACCGCGGTCGCCTACCGGGCCTCGGTGGACGACGAGGCCGCCGTCGGCGCCATGGTGCAACGGATCCGCGCCGACCTCGGCCCCGTCGACCTGCTCGTGAGCAACGCCGGAACGGCGAGCCGCGGCACGCCGATCGCGGACACCGAGGAACAGGAGTACCTGCGGCTGCTGCGGGTCCACACGCTGGGGCCGCTCGCGTTGATCCGCGCCCTGCTGCCGGGGCTGCGCGCCGCGGCCCGGGGCGACGTGATCGTGATGTCGAGCGCGATCGTCGAGACCACGCCGGCGGGCGGCGCCGCGTACACGATGGCCAAGGCCGCGATGGAGACCGCCGCGCGCACCCTGGCCCACGAGGAACGGCCGCACGGCGTGCGCGTCAACATCGTCGCGCCCGGCCTGGTCGCGACCGACATGGGCGAGCGGCTCGTCGCGGCGTCCGGCGCGCCGGCGATCGCCGACCTCGACGCGCGCTACCCCTTCGGCCGCGTGGCGCGGCCCGAGGACGTGGCCGGCGTCGTGGCGTTCCTCGCTTCTGCCGACGCCGATTACCTGACAGCGCAACGCATCCTCGTCGACGGCGGCGGGCCGGATGTGCCGATCGTCGCCGTGCCGGGGCGGTGA
- a CDS encoding acetyl/propionyl/methylcrotonyl-CoA carboxylase subunit alpha, with the protein MPEATVLVANRGEIAVRIIRACHELGLRAAAVYSDADAGALHVRLADEGFRIGPPPARASYLDVDAVLGAAKAAGASLVHPGYGLLSEDAGFAEAVTAAGLMFVGPSAAVIARMGDKVAARAVAGKCGVPVPPGTADLTTDQAAAEADRIGFPLVVKASFGGGGRGMRVVTSADGLAEAMAAAAREAGAAFGRSEVHLERYLQPVRHVEVQVFGDAHGTVVHLADRDCSVQRRHQKLIEEAPAFGLPDRVRTALREAAVALAREVGYVGAGTVEFLVLPETGEFFFLEMNTRLQVEHGVTELVTGLDLVAAQLRVALGEPLPFTQDDVVVRGHAIQARIAAEDPSAGFRPAPGTVTGLALPLGPGIRNDFGVETGDAVPAMYDSLFGKVLAHGADRDSARRRLVGALGELRVEGPPTTAPYLRTILASASFTEGRHDTGSVEREWVPAAAPAAPPAPHACATNAVPARLVRIATDRGPVEIAVYGRAQRPGVAAVSARPPRDTESGSTAGATAGGPPTAPMDATVVAVRVEPGQEVAAGDVVAVLEAMKMEMQVRTDVGGVVGTVLVSPGTSVAAGAPLITLG; encoded by the coding sequence ATGCCAGAGGCGACCGTCCTGGTGGCGAACCGCGGCGAGATCGCGGTGCGCATCATCCGCGCGTGCCACGAGCTCGGCCTGCGGGCCGCCGCCGTCTACAGCGACGCCGACGCCGGCGCGCTGCACGTCCGCCTGGCCGACGAAGGCTTCCGGATCGGACCGCCGCCGGCGCGAGCGTCCTACCTGGACGTCGACGCGGTGCTGGGTGCGGCGAAAGCGGCCGGCGCGAGCCTCGTGCACCCCGGTTACGGCCTGCTCAGCGAGGACGCCGGGTTCGCCGAGGCCGTCACCGCGGCGGGGCTGATGTTCGTCGGGCCGTCCGCGGCGGTCATCGCGCGGATGGGCGACAAGGTCGCGGCGCGTGCGGTCGCCGGGAAGTGCGGCGTGCCGGTGCCGCCCGGCACCGCGGATCTCACCACCGACCAAGCGGCGGCCGAGGCCGACCGGATCGGGTTTCCCTTGGTGGTCAAGGCTTCGTTCGGCGGCGGTGGGCGCGGCATGCGGGTCGTGACGTCGGCCGACGGGCTGGCCGAGGCGATGGCCGCCGCCGCGCGGGAGGCGGGTGCCGCGTTCGGCCGGTCGGAGGTGCACCTCGAGCGCTACCTCCAGCCGGTGCGCCACGTCGAGGTGCAGGTGTTCGGCGACGCGCACGGCACGGTGGTCCACCTGGCCGACCGGGACTGCTCGGTGCAGCGCCGGCACCAGAAGCTCATCGAGGAGGCGCCGGCGTTCGGCCTGCCGGACCGGGTGCGGACCGCGCTGCGGGAGGCGGCCGTGGCGCTGGCGCGCGAGGTCGGTTACGTCGGCGCGGGCACGGTCGAGTTCCTCGTGCTCCCGGAGACCGGCGAGTTCTTCTTCCTGGAGATGAACACGCGGCTGCAGGTCGAGCACGGCGTGACCGAGCTGGTGACCGGCCTCGACCTCGTCGCGGCGCAGCTGCGGGTCGCGCTCGGTGAGCCGCTGCCGTTCACGCAGGACGACGTGGTGGTGCGCGGGCACGCGATCCAGGCCCGCATCGCGGCCGAGGATCCGTCGGCGGGTTTCCGGCCGGCGCCGGGCACCGTGACCGGCCTGGCGTTGCCGCTGGGGCCGGGGATCCGCAACGACTTCGGCGTCGAGACCGGCGACGCGGTGCCGGCGATGTACGACTCGCTCTTCGGCAAGGTCCTCGCCCACGGTGCCGATCGCGACAGCGCGCGACGCCGGCTCGTCGGCGCGTTGGGCGAACTGCGGGTCGAGGGTCCGCCGACGACCGCGCCGTACCTGCGCACGATCCTCGCATCGGCGTCGTTCACGGAAGGCAGGCACGACACGGGATCCGTCGAACGAGAGTGGGTGCCGGCCGCAGCGCCGGCTGCGCCCCCTGCACCACACGCCTGCGCGACGAACGCCGTGCCCGCCAGGCTGGTCCGGATCGCCACGGACCGTGGACCGGTCGAGATCGCGGTCTACGGGCGCGCCCAGCGGCCTGGGGTTGCCGCCGTGTCGGCACGACCGCCGCGCGACACCGAATCCGGCAGCACCGCGGGCGCGACCGCCGGTGGGCCGCCCACCGCGCCGATGGACGCCACGGTCGTGGCGGTCCGGGTCGAGCCCGGGCAGGAGGTCGCCGCGGGTGACGTCGTCGCGGTGCTGGAGGCGATGAAGATGGAGATGCAGGTGCGCACGGACGTCGGCGGTGTCGTCGGGACCGTCCTCGTCTCTCCCGGCACGTCCGTCGCGGCCGGGGCTCCGCTGATCACGCTCGGCTGA
- a CDS encoding VOC family protein translates to MTAGLHHLGVRVAELERAVAFYRELGAEPLAREFTLDPAAAALAMNTDREVRVALLGFPDGSGIELFEFGEPAPQWCAPPEPAARLPHLGIRVDDVDAALARAEAAGGQRLWNRPKQWGPVRVVYLRDPDGTVLELLDAPLRAVADVVAP, encoded by the coding sequence GTGACGGCGGGACTGCACCACCTCGGCGTGCGCGTGGCGGAGCTGGAGCGGGCCGTGGCCTTCTACCGCGAGCTCGGCGCTGAACCGCTGGCACGGGAGTTCACGCTCGACCCCGCTGCGGCAGCGCTGGCGATGAACACCGACCGCGAGGTGCGCGTCGCGCTGCTCGGGTTCCCGGACGGCAGCGGGATCGAGCTGTTCGAGTTCGGCGAGCCGGCGCCGCAGTGGTGCGCTCCGCCGGAGCCGGCGGCGCGGTTGCCGCACCTGGGCATCCGGGTCGACGACGTCGACGCCGCGTTGGCCCGGGCCGAGGCGGCCGGCGGGCAGCGGCTGTGGAACCGGCCGAAGCAGTGGGGTCCGGTGCGCGTGGTCTACCTGCGCGATCCGGACGGGACGGTGCTCGAACTGCTCGACGCGCCGCTGCGGGCGGTCGCCGACGTGGTCGCCCCGTGA
- a CDS encoding mycofactocin-coupled SDR family oxidoreductase — MAGRVAGKVAFITGAARGQGRAHAVRLAEEGADIIAIDACAAVETVDKYPPATEEDLAETTALVEKAGGQIVASKADVRDAKGLQVALDEGVERFGGLDIVVANAGIATYGMSWELTEDMWQDMLDVNLTGVWHTAKAAVPHLMRRGGGSMVFTSSIGGLKGIMQVGHYVAAKHGMVGLMRTMANELAGHRIRVNTVHPTNVDTHMIQNPGTWGMFAPDDPAPTREAAMPGFLSLNALEVPWVDPIDIANAVLFLSSDEARYVTGVALPVDAGATIK; from the coding sequence ATGGCGGGACGGGTCGCGGGAAAGGTCGCGTTCATCACGGGCGCGGCACGTGGGCAGGGCCGCGCACACGCGGTGCGGCTCGCGGAGGAGGGCGCCGACATCATCGCGATCGACGCGTGCGCGGCGGTCGAGACGGTGGACAAGTATCCGCCGGCCACCGAGGAGGACCTGGCCGAGACCACCGCGCTGGTCGAGAAGGCCGGTGGGCAGATCGTGGCGAGCAAGGCCGACGTCCGCGACGCCAAAGGCCTGCAGGTGGCTCTCGACGAGGGTGTCGAGCGGTTCGGCGGGCTGGATATCGTCGTGGCCAACGCCGGCATCGCGACCTACGGCATGTCCTGGGAGCTCACCGAGGACATGTGGCAGGACATGCTCGACGTCAACCTCACCGGGGTCTGGCACACGGCGAAGGCCGCGGTGCCGCACCTGATGCGCCGCGGCGGCGGGTCGATGGTGTTCACCAGCTCGATCGGCGGGCTCAAGGGCATCATGCAGGTCGGGCACTACGTGGCGGCCAAGCACGGGATGGTCGGGCTGATGCGCACGATGGCCAACGAGCTCGCCGGGCACCGCATCCGCGTCAACACCGTGCACCCGACCAATGTGGACACCCACATGATCCAGAACCCCGGCACATGGGGGATGTTCGCCCCCGACGACCCGGCGCCGACGCGCGAGGCGGCGATGCCGGGCTTCCTGTCGCTCAACGCGCTCGAGGTGCCGTGGGTCGACCCGATCGACATCGCCAACGCGGTGCTGTTCCTCTCCAGCGACGAGGCTCGGTACGTGACCGGGGTGGCGCTGCCCGTCGACGCAGGGGCCACGATCAAATGA
- a CDS encoding LLM class flavin-dependent oxidoreductase, whose product MERLQLGVPGQIMPPADAAVKFARRSEAEGFDAVWWPDHLMGWHADTMWTEDLTPLAAVQPNPHAYFDPLIMMGVVGAQTERIKVGVVVTDLIRRNPAMAAASALTLDHVTKGRAIIGLGSGERLNITPYGMSFDKPVAKLGEGIDVMRLLWEADGPVNYSGKFHSLENAVLGLRPYQGKAPEIWTAAHGPRMLELTGAKADGWLPTKMSPVEYAKSLDTIRQSAQDARRDPEAITPGMLGYLLMGPDEETVQRLTEAPLVRALCVLLPAQVFRDLGVEPPLDGGPGGSGFHDFIPTAVSRAESLRIIEAIPPKVVRHYAFCGTPAQVAEQLAEYREAGLRHLVMWNITAFGDPSLARWSFQAMTELKKLVGS is encoded by the coding sequence GTGGAGCGTCTGCAGCTCGGTGTGCCCGGTCAGATCATGCCGCCCGCGGACGCCGCGGTGAAGTTCGCGCGCCGCAGCGAGGCCGAGGGCTTCGACGCCGTTTGGTGGCCCGACCACCTCATGGGCTGGCACGCCGACACCATGTGGACCGAGGATCTGACACCGCTGGCCGCGGTGCAGCCCAACCCGCACGCGTACTTCGACCCGCTGATCATGATGGGGGTCGTCGGGGCACAGACCGAGCGCATCAAGGTCGGCGTCGTCGTCACCGACCTGATCCGGCGCAACCCGGCGATGGCCGCGGCCAGTGCGCTCACGCTGGACCACGTCACGAAGGGCCGCGCGATCATCGGGCTCGGCTCGGGGGAGCGGCTCAACATCACGCCGTACGGGATGTCGTTCGACAAGCCCGTCGCGAAGCTGGGCGAAGGCATCGACGTGATGCGGCTGCTGTGGGAGGCCGACGGACCTGTCAACTACTCCGGGAAGTTCCACTCCCTGGAGAACGCCGTCCTGGGATTGCGGCCATACCAGGGGAAGGCGCCCGAGATCTGGACGGCTGCGCACGGCCCGCGGATGCTGGAGCTCACCGGGGCCAAGGCCGACGGCTGGCTGCCGACCAAGATGTCGCCGGTCGAGTACGCCAAGTCGCTCGACACGATCCGGCAGTCGGCGCAGGACGCGCGCCGCGATCCCGAGGCGATCACGCCCGGCATGCTCGGGTACCTGCTCATGGGGCCCGACGAGGAGACGGTGCAGCGGCTCACCGAGGCGCCGCTCGTGCGCGCGCTGTGCGTTTTGCTGCCCGCGCAGGTCTTCCGCGACCTCGGGGTCGAACCGCCGCTGGACGGCGGGCCGGGCGGATCCGGGTTCCACGACTTCATCCCCACGGCCGTGTCCCGCGCCGAGTCGCTGCGGATCATCGAGGCGATCCCGCCGAAAGTCGTGCGGCACTACGCGTTCTGCGGCACCCCGGCCCAGGTGGCCGAGCAGCTGGCGGAGTACCGCGAGGCCGGGCTGCGCCACCTCGTCATGTGGAACATCACCGCGTTCGGCGACCCGTCACTGGCGAGGTGGTCGTTCCAGGCGATGACGGAGCTGAAGAAGCTGGTCGGGTCGTGA
- a CDS encoding SDR family NAD(P)-dependent oxidoreductase gives MRIEGSVGLVTGGASGLGAGTARRLVAGGGRVGILDLASSAGAELAAELGEAALFVPTDVADEAAVEKAVGAVAERFGRIDVCVNAAGISPAARVLSRKGELHPLDLFRRTLEINLVGAFDVLRHAVAVMARNEPGPDGERGLIVNVSSAAALEGQAGQAAYSASKGGLVALTLPLARDLAIWGIRVMTVCPGIMDTGMLAGADEKRRAALMDLHVFPKRLGRPEDFARLVTSFMENELLNGEVVRLDAATRL, from the coding sequence ATGAGGATCGAAGGTTCCGTCGGCCTGGTCACCGGTGGGGCGTCGGGGCTCGGCGCCGGCACCGCGCGGCGGCTGGTCGCGGGCGGTGGCCGGGTGGGCATTCTCGACCTGGCGAGCTCGGCCGGCGCCGAGCTCGCGGCCGAGCTGGGTGAAGCCGCGCTGTTCGTGCCGACCGACGTGGCGGACGAGGCTGCGGTCGAGAAGGCCGTCGGCGCGGTCGCGGAGCGGTTCGGGCGCATCGACGTGTGCGTGAACGCGGCCGGGATCAGCCCGGCCGCGCGGGTGCTCTCGCGCAAGGGCGAGCTGCACCCGCTCGATCTTTTCCGGCGCACGCTGGAGATCAACCTCGTGGGCGCGTTCGACGTGCTGCGCCACGCCGTCGCCGTGATGGCCCGCAACGAGCCGGGACCGGACGGCGAACGCGGGCTGATCGTCAACGTCTCGTCGGCCGCCGCGCTGGAAGGGCAGGCCGGGCAGGCGGCGTATTCGGCGTCGAAGGGCGGCCTGGTCGCGTTGACACTGCCGCTCGCGCGGGACCTCGCGATCTGGGGGATCCGTGTGATGACGGTGTGCCCGGGGATCATGGACACGGGCATGCTGGCCGGGGCCGACGAGAAACGCCGCGCCGCGCTGATGGACCTGCACGTGTTCCCGAAACGCCTGGGCCGCCCGGAAGACTTCGCCCGGCTTGTCACGAGCTTCATGGAAAACGAGCTGCTCAACGGCGAAGTGGTCCGGCTCGACGCCGCGACCCGCCTCTGA
- a CDS encoding nuclear transport factor 2 family protein gives MSRAAVEAYFSAINAERFAELAGVFADDVEIRTVGAAPVVGRDAAIAHFAKLLAGYAEHDDRVTRWIEAGDAVVTEIDFTGRLRDGRPIVFSALDVFDLREGRIAKVATWYDTRDVRRQVLAS, from the coding sequence GTGAGCCGGGCGGCGGTCGAGGCGTACTTCTCCGCGATCAACGCCGAGCGTTTCGCCGAGCTGGCCGGGGTTTTCGCCGACGACGTGGAGATCCGCACCGTCGGCGCGGCCCCGGTCGTCGGGCGGGACGCGGCGATCGCGCACTTCGCGAAGCTCCTCGCGGGCTACGCCGAGCACGACGACCGCGTCACCCGCTGGATCGAGGCCGGCGACGCCGTCGTGACGGAGATCGACTTCACGGGCCGCTTGCGCGACGGCCGGCCGATCGTTTTCAGTGCCCTCGACGTGTTCGACTTGCGCGAGGGCCGGATCGCGAAAGTCGCCACCTGGTACGACACCCGCGACGTGCGCCGCCAGGTGCTGGCGTCATAG